Proteins encoded by one window of Macaca fascicularis isolate 582-1 chromosome 10, T2T-MFA8v1.1:
- the HDAC10 gene encoding polyamine deacetylase HDAC10 isoform X12 yields MGTALVYHEDMTATRLLWDDPECEIERPERLTAALDRLRQRGLEQRCLRLSAREASKEELGLVHSPEYVSLVRKTQVLGEEELQALSGQFDAIYFHPSTFHCARLAAGAGLQLVDAVLTGAVQNGLALVRPPGHHSQRAAANGFCVFNNVAIAAAHAKQKHGLHRILIVDWDVHHGQGIQYLFEDDPRSGWETLTTWLPSCTCCSHWPLSLTLSWCWSQQDLTQPSGTLRGKCRPRQSASPTSHICCRCWPAAGSAPCWSALESIQSARAAQAPYWKSLQLQGQCGQVLGCRIPPQAPCSGYDSELSLDVTPVPTSPSTHSPEGRPPPLLPGGPTCKAAAPAPAPSSLLDQLCLCPAPSVRTTVALTAPDITLVLPPDVIQQEGSALREETEAWARPHESLVREEALTALGKLLYLLDGMLDGQVNSGIAATPASAAAATLDVAIQRGLSHGAQRLLCVALGQLDRPPDLAHDGRTLWLNIGGKEAAALSMFHVATPLPVMTGGFLSCILGLVLPLAYGFQPDLVLVALGPGHGLQGPHAALLAAMLRGLAGGRVLALLEEDSTPQLAGILARVLRGEAPPSLGPSSVASPEDVQALMYLRGQLEPQWKMLQCRPHLVV; encoded by the exons ATGGGGACCGCGCTTGTGTACCATGAGGACATGACGGCCACCCGGCTGCTCTGGGACGA CCCCGAGTGCGAGATTGAGCGCCCTGAGCGCCTGACCGCAGCCCTGGACCGCCTGCGGCAGCGCGGCCTGGAACAGAGGTGTCTGCGGTTGTCAGCCCGCGAGGCCTCGAAagaggagctgggcctggtgcACAG CCCAGAGTATGTGTCCCTGGTCAGGAAGACCCAGGTCCTAGGCGAGGAGGAGCTGCAAGCGCTGTCCGGACAGTTCGACGCCATCTACTTCCACCCG AGTACCTTTCACTGTGCACGCCTGGCCGCAGGGGCTGGACTGCAGCTGGTGGATGCTGTGCTCACGGGAGCTGTGCAAAACGGGCTTGCTCTGGTGAG GCCCCCCGGGCACCACAGCCAGAGGGCAGCTGCCAACGGGTTCTGCGTGTTCAACAACGTGGCCATAGCAGCTGCACATGCCAAGCAGAAGCACGGGCtacacag GATCCTCATCGTGGACTGGGATGTGCACCATGGCCAGGGGATCCAGTATCTCTTTGAGGATGACCCCAG GTCGGGATGGGAAACGCTGACTACGTGGCTGCCTTCCTGCACCTGCTGCTCCCACTGGCCTTTGAG TTTGACCCTGAGCTGGTGCTGGTCTCAGCAGGATTTGACTCAGCCATCGGGGACCCTGAG GGGCAAATGCAGGCCACGCCAGAGTGCTTCGCCCACCTCACACATCTGCTGCAGGTGCTGGCCGGCGGCCGGGTCTGCGCCATGCTGGAG TGCCCTGGAGTCCATCCAGAGTGCCCGTGCTGCCCAAGCCCCGTACTGGAAGAGCCTGCAGCTGCAAGGTCAGTGTGGCCAGGTGCTAGGCTGCAGGATCCCACCTCAGGCTCCGTGCAGTGGCTATGACTCTGAACTGTCCCTAGATGTGACCCCTGTGCCGACGAGCCCCAGCACCCACTCCCCAGAGGGGAGGCCTCCACCTCTGCTGCCTGGGGGTCCCACGTGTAAGGCAgctgcacctgcacctgcaccgAGCTCCCTCCTGGACCAGCTGTGCCTCTGCCCTGCACCCTCTGTCCGCACCACTGTTGCCCTGACAGCGccagatatcacactggtcctgCCCCCTGATGTCATCCAACAGGAAGGGTCAGCCCTGAGGGAGGAGACAGAAGCCTGGGCcag GCCACACGAGTCCCTGGTCCGGGAGGAGGCCCTCACTGCACTTGGGAAGCTCCTGTACCTCTTAGATGGGATGCTGGATGGGCAG GTGAACAGTGGCATCGCAGCCACTCCAGCCTCTGCTGCAGCAGCCACCCTGGATGTGGCTATTCAGAGAGGCCTGTCCCACGGAGCCCAGAG GCTGCTGTGTGTGGCCCTGGGACAGCTGGACCGGCCTCCAGACCTCGCCCATGACGG GAGGACTCTGTGGCTGAACATCGGGGGCAAGGAGGCAGCCGCCCTATCCATGTTCCATGTCGCCACGCCACTGCCAGTG ATGACTGGTGGCTTCCTGAGCTGCATCTTGGGCTTGGTACTGCCCCTGGCCTATGGCTTCCAGCCTGACCTGGTGCTAGTGGCGCTAGGGCCTGGCCATGGCCTGCAGGGCCCCCACGCTGCACTCCTGGCTGCCATGCTTCGGGGACTGGCAGGGGGCCGAGTCCtggccctcctggaggag GACTCCACACCCCAGCTAGCAGGGATCCTGGCCCGGGTGCTGCGTGGAGAGGCACCTCCTAGCCTAGGCCCTTCCTCTGTGGCCTCCCCGGAGGACGTCCAGGCTCTGATGTACCTGAGAGGGCAGCTGGAGCCTCAGTGGAAGATGCTGCAG TGCCGTCCTCACCTGGTGGTTTGA
- the HDAC10 gene encoding polyamine deacetylase HDAC10 isoform X8, whose protein sequence is MGTALVYHEDMTATRLLWDDPECEIERPERLTAALDRLRQRGLEQRCLRLSAREASKEELGLVHSPEYVSLVRKTQVLGEEELQALSGQFDAIYFHPSTFHCARLAAGAGLQLVDAVLTGAVQNGLALVRPPGHHSQRAAANGFCVFNNVAIAAAHAKQKHGLHRILIVDWDVHHGQGIQYLFEDDPSSGCSLGCPARSGWETLTTWLPSCTCCSHWPLSLTLSWCWSQQDLTQPSGTLRGKCRPRQSASPTSHICCRCWPAAGSAPCWSALESIQSARAAQAPYWKSLQLQDVTPVPTSPSTHSPEGRPPPLLPGGPTCKAAAPAPAPSSLLDQLCLCPAPSVRTTVALTAPDITLVLPPDVIQQEGSALREETEAWARPHESLVREEALTALGKLLYLLDGMLDGQVNSGIAATPASAAAATLDVAIQRGLSHGAQRLLCVALGQLDRPPDLAHDGRTLWLNIGGKEAAALSMFHVATPLPVMTGGFLSCILGLVLPLAYGFQPDLVLVALGPGHGLQGPHAALLAAMLRGLAGGRVLALLEEDSTPQLAGILARVLRGEAPPSLGPSSVASPEDVQALMYLRGQLEPQWKMLQVRLIAEGPLPWGPALPQRSVGRAGQVSAENQLQCRRPAARLLPAPPPVVPSSPGGLKSAKVGAFTPQK, encoded by the exons ATGGGGACCGCGCTTGTGTACCATGAGGACATGACGGCCACCCGGCTGCTCTGGGACGA CCCCGAGTGCGAGATTGAGCGCCCTGAGCGCCTGACCGCAGCCCTGGACCGCCTGCGGCAGCGCGGCCTGGAACAGAGGTGTCTGCGGTTGTCAGCCCGCGAGGCCTCGAAagaggagctgggcctggtgcACAG CCCAGAGTATGTGTCCCTGGTCAGGAAGACCCAGGTCCTAGGCGAGGAGGAGCTGCAAGCGCTGTCCGGACAGTTCGACGCCATCTACTTCCACCCG AGTACCTTTCACTGTGCACGCCTGGCCGCAGGGGCTGGACTGCAGCTGGTGGATGCTGTGCTCACGGGAGCTGTGCAAAACGGGCTTGCTCTGGTGAG GCCCCCCGGGCACCACAGCCAGAGGGCAGCTGCCAACGGGTTCTGCGTGTTCAACAACGTGGCCATAGCAGCTGCACATGCCAAGCAGAAGCACGGGCtacacag GATCCTCATCGTGGACTGGGATGTGCACCATGGCCAGGGGATCCAGTATCTCTTTGAGGATGACCCCAG TTCAGGATGTAGCCTGGGATGTCCTGCCAGGTCGGGATGGGAAACGCTGACTACGTGGCTGCCTTCCTGCACCTGCTGCTCCCACTGGCCTTTGAG TTTGACCCTGAGCTGGTGCTGGTCTCAGCAGGATTTGACTCAGCCATCGGGGACCCTGAG GGGCAAATGCAGGCCACGCCAGAGTGCTTCGCCCACCTCACACATCTGCTGCAGGTGCTGGCCGGCGGCCGGGTCTGCGCCATGCTGGAG TGCCCTGGAGTCCATCCAGAGTGCCCGTGCTGCCCAAGCCCCGTACTGGAAGAGCCTGCAGCTGCAAG ATGTGACCCCTGTGCCGACGAGCCCCAGCACCCACTCCCCAGAGGGGAGGCCTCCACCTCTGCTGCCTGGGGGTCCCACGTGTAAGGCAgctgcacctgcacctgcaccgAGCTCCCTCCTGGACCAGCTGTGCCTCTGCCCTGCACCCTCTGTCCGCACCACTGTTGCCCTGACAGCGccagatatcacactggtcctgCCCCCTGATGTCATCCAACAGGAAGGGTCAGCCCTGAGGGAGGAGACAGAAGCCTGGGCcag GCCACACGAGTCCCTGGTCCGGGAGGAGGCCCTCACTGCACTTGGGAAGCTCCTGTACCTCTTAGATGGGATGCTGGATGGGCAG GTGAACAGTGGCATCGCAGCCACTCCAGCCTCTGCTGCAGCAGCCACCCTGGATGTGGCTATTCAGAGAGGCCTGTCCCACGGAGCCCAGAG GCTGCTGTGTGTGGCCCTGGGACAGCTGGACCGGCCTCCAGACCTCGCCCATGACGG GAGGACTCTGTGGCTGAACATCGGGGGCAAGGAGGCAGCCGCCCTATCCATGTTCCATGTCGCCACGCCACTGCCAGTG ATGACTGGTGGCTTCCTGAGCTGCATCTTGGGCTTGGTACTGCCCCTGGCCTATGGCTTCCAGCCTGACCTGGTGCTAGTGGCGCTAGGGCCTGGCCATGGCCTGCAGGGCCCCCACGCTGCACTCCTGGCTGCCATGCTTCGGGGACTGGCAGGGGGCCGAGTCCtggccctcctggaggag GACTCCACACCCCAGCTAGCAGGGATCCTGGCCCGGGTGCTGCGTGGAGAGGCACCTCCTAGCCTAGGCCCTTCCTCTGTGGCCTCCCCGGAGGACGTCCAGGCTCTGATGTACCTGAGAGGGCAGCTGGAGCCTCAGTGGAAGATGCTGCAGGTGAGGCTGATTGCGGAGGGGCCTCTGCCCTGGGGCCCGGCTCTGCCGCAGAGGtcggtggggagggcagggcaagtGAGTGCTGAGAACCAGCTCCAGTGCAGAAGGCCAGCTGCGCGCCTCCTCCCGGCTCCTCCTCCTGTAGTGCCGTCCTCACCTGGTGGTTTGAAAtcggccaaggtgggtgcatttACGCCGCAGAAATGA
- the HDAC10 gene encoding polyamine deacetylase HDAC10 isoform X3 — MGTALVYHEDMTATRLLWDDPEYVSLVRKTQVLGEEELQALSGQFDAIYFHPSTFHCARLAAGAGLQLVDAVLTGAVQNGLALVRPPGHHSQRAAANGFCVFNNVAIAAAHAKQKHGLHRILIVDWDVHHGQGIQYLFEDDPSVLYFSWHRYEHGRFWPFLRESDADAVGRGQGLGFTVNLPWNQVGMGNADYVAAFLHLLLPLAFEFDPELVLVSAGFDSAIGDPEGQMQATPECFAHLTHLLQVLAGGRVCAMLEGGYHLESLAESVCMTVQALLGDPAPPLSGLMVPCQSALESIQSARAAQAPYWKSLQLQGQCGQVLGCRIPPQAPCSGYDSELSLDVTPVPTSPSTHSPEGRPPPLLPGGPTCKAAAPAPAPSSLLDQLCLCPAPSVRTTVALTAPDITLVLPPDVIQQEGSALREETEAWARPHESLVREEALTALGKLLYLLDGMLDGQVNSGIAATPASAAAATLDVAIQRGLSHGAQRLLCVALGQLDRPPDLAHDGRTLWLNIGGKEAAALSMFHVATPLPVMTGGFLSCILGLVLPLAYGFQPDLVLVALGPGHGLQGPHAALLAAMLRGLAGGRVLALLEEDSTPQLAGILARVLRGEAPPSLGPSSVASPEDVQALMYLRGQLEPQWKMLQVRLIAEGPLPWGPALPQRSVGRAGQVSAENQLQCRRPAARLLPAPPPVVPSSPGGLKSAKVGAFTPQK; from the exons ATGGGGACCGCGCTTGTGTACCATGAGGACATGACGGCCACCCGGCTGCTCTGGGACGA CCCAGAGTATGTGTCCCTGGTCAGGAAGACCCAGGTCCTAGGCGAGGAGGAGCTGCAAGCGCTGTCCGGACAGTTCGACGCCATCTACTTCCACCCG AGTACCTTTCACTGTGCACGCCTGGCCGCAGGGGCTGGACTGCAGCTGGTGGATGCTGTGCTCACGGGAGCTGTGCAAAACGGGCTTGCTCTGGTGAG GCCCCCCGGGCACCACAGCCAGAGGGCAGCTGCCAACGGGTTCTGCGTGTTCAACAACGTGGCCATAGCAGCTGCACATGCCAAGCAGAAGCACGGGCtacacag GATCCTCATCGTGGACTGGGATGTGCACCATGGCCAGGGGATCCAGTATCTCTTTGAGGATGACCCCAG CGTCCTTTACTTCTCCTGGCACCGCTATGAGCATGGGCGTTTCTGGCCTTTCCTTCGAGAGTCAGATGCAGACGCAGTGGGGCGGGGACAGGGCCTCGGCTTCACTGTCAACCTGCCCTGGAACCAG GTCGGGATGGGAAACGCTGACTACGTGGCTGCCTTCCTGCACCTGCTGCTCCCACTGGCCTTTGAG TTTGACCCTGAGCTGGTGCTGGTCTCAGCAGGATTTGACTCAGCCATCGGGGACCCTGAG GGGCAAATGCAGGCCACGCCAGAGTGCTTCGCCCACCTCACACATCTGCTGCAGGTGCTGGCCGGCGGCCGGGTCTGCGCCATGCTGGAG GGCGGCTACCACCTGGAGTCACTGGCTGAGTCAGTGTGCATGACAGTACAGGCGCTGCTGGGCGACCCGGCTCCACCCCTGTCAGGGCTCATGGTGCCATGTCAGAG TGCCCTGGAGTCCATCCAGAGTGCCCGTGCTGCCCAAGCCCCGTACTGGAAGAGCCTGCAGCTGCAAGGTCAGTGTGGCCAGGTGCTAGGCTGCAGGATCCCACCTCAGGCTCCGTGCAGTGGCTATGACTCTGAACTGTCCCTAGATGTGACCCCTGTGCCGACGAGCCCCAGCACCCACTCCCCAGAGGGGAGGCCTCCACCTCTGCTGCCTGGGGGTCCCACGTGTAAGGCAgctgcacctgcacctgcaccgAGCTCCCTCCTGGACCAGCTGTGCCTCTGCCCTGCACCCTCTGTCCGCACCACTGTTGCCCTGACAGCGccagatatcacactggtcctgCCCCCTGATGTCATCCAACAGGAAGGGTCAGCCCTGAGGGAGGAGACAGAAGCCTGGGCcag GCCACACGAGTCCCTGGTCCGGGAGGAGGCCCTCACTGCACTTGGGAAGCTCCTGTACCTCTTAGATGGGATGCTGGATGGGCAG GTGAACAGTGGCATCGCAGCCACTCCAGCCTCTGCTGCAGCAGCCACCCTGGATGTGGCTATTCAGAGAGGCCTGTCCCACGGAGCCCAGAG GCTGCTGTGTGTGGCCCTGGGACAGCTGGACCGGCCTCCAGACCTCGCCCATGACGG GAGGACTCTGTGGCTGAACATCGGGGGCAAGGAGGCAGCCGCCCTATCCATGTTCCATGTCGCCACGCCACTGCCAGTG ATGACTGGTGGCTTCCTGAGCTGCATCTTGGGCTTGGTACTGCCCCTGGCCTATGGCTTCCAGCCTGACCTGGTGCTAGTGGCGCTAGGGCCTGGCCATGGCCTGCAGGGCCCCCACGCTGCACTCCTGGCTGCCATGCTTCGGGGACTGGCAGGGGGCCGAGTCCtggccctcctggaggag GACTCCACACCCCAGCTAGCAGGGATCCTGGCCCGGGTGCTGCGTGGAGAGGCACCTCCTAGCCTAGGCCCTTCCTCTGTGGCCTCCCCGGAGGACGTCCAGGCTCTGATGTACCTGAGAGGGCAGCTGGAGCCTCAGTGGAAGATGCTGCAGGTGAGGCTGATTGCGGAGGGGCCTCTGCCCTGGGGCCCGGCTCTGCCGCAGAGGtcggtggggagggcagggcaagtGAGTGCTGAGAACCAGCTCCAGTGCAGAAGGCCAGCTGCGCGCCTCCTCCCGGCTCCTCCTCCTGTAGTGCCGTCCTCACCTGGTGGTTTGAAAtcggccaaggtgggtgcatttACGCCGCAGAAATGA
- the HDAC10 gene encoding polyamine deacetylase HDAC10 isoform X17: MGTALVYHEDMTATRLLWDDPECEIERPERLTAALDRLRQRGLEQRCLRLSAREASKEELGLVHSPEYVSLVRKTQVLGEEELQALSGQFDAIYFHPSTFHCARLAAGAGLQLVDAVLTGAVQNGLALVRPPGHHSQRAAANGFCVFNNVAIAAAHAKQKHGLHRILIVDWDVHHGQGIQYLFEDDPRSGWETLTTWLPSCTCCSHWPLSLTLSWCWSQQDLTQPSGTLRGKCRPRQSASPTSHICCRCWPAAGSAPCWSALESIQSARAAQAPYWKSLQLQDVTPVPTSPSTHSPEGRPPPLLPGGPTCKAAAPAPAPSSLLDQLCLCPAPSVRTTVALTAPDITLVLPPDVIQQEGSALREETEAWARPHESLVREEALTALGKLLYLLDGMLDGQVNSGIAATPASAAAATLDVAIQRGLSHGAQRLLCVALGQLDRPPDLAHDGRTLWLNIGGKEAAALSMFHVATPLPVMTGGFLSCILGLVLPLAYGFQPDLVLVALGPGHGLQGPHAALLAAMLRGLAGGRVLALLEEDSTPQLAGILARVLRGEAPPSLGPSSVASPEDVQALMYLRGQLEPQWKMLQCRPHLVV, from the exons ATGGGGACCGCGCTTGTGTACCATGAGGACATGACGGCCACCCGGCTGCTCTGGGACGA CCCCGAGTGCGAGATTGAGCGCCCTGAGCGCCTGACCGCAGCCCTGGACCGCCTGCGGCAGCGCGGCCTGGAACAGAGGTGTCTGCGGTTGTCAGCCCGCGAGGCCTCGAAagaggagctgggcctggtgcACAG CCCAGAGTATGTGTCCCTGGTCAGGAAGACCCAGGTCCTAGGCGAGGAGGAGCTGCAAGCGCTGTCCGGACAGTTCGACGCCATCTACTTCCACCCG AGTACCTTTCACTGTGCACGCCTGGCCGCAGGGGCTGGACTGCAGCTGGTGGATGCTGTGCTCACGGGAGCTGTGCAAAACGGGCTTGCTCTGGTGAG GCCCCCCGGGCACCACAGCCAGAGGGCAGCTGCCAACGGGTTCTGCGTGTTCAACAACGTGGCCATAGCAGCTGCACATGCCAAGCAGAAGCACGGGCtacacag GATCCTCATCGTGGACTGGGATGTGCACCATGGCCAGGGGATCCAGTATCTCTTTGAGGATGACCCCAG GTCGGGATGGGAAACGCTGACTACGTGGCTGCCTTCCTGCACCTGCTGCTCCCACTGGCCTTTGAG TTTGACCCTGAGCTGGTGCTGGTCTCAGCAGGATTTGACTCAGCCATCGGGGACCCTGAG GGGCAAATGCAGGCCACGCCAGAGTGCTTCGCCCACCTCACACATCTGCTGCAGGTGCTGGCCGGCGGCCGGGTCTGCGCCATGCTGGAG TGCCCTGGAGTCCATCCAGAGTGCCCGTGCTGCCCAAGCCCCGTACTGGAAGAGCCTGCAGCTGCAAG ATGTGACCCCTGTGCCGACGAGCCCCAGCACCCACTCCCCAGAGGGGAGGCCTCCACCTCTGCTGCCTGGGGGTCCCACGTGTAAGGCAgctgcacctgcacctgcaccgAGCTCCCTCCTGGACCAGCTGTGCCTCTGCCCTGCACCCTCTGTCCGCACCACTGTTGCCCTGACAGCGccagatatcacactggtcctgCCCCCTGATGTCATCCAACAGGAAGGGTCAGCCCTGAGGGAGGAGACAGAAGCCTGGGCcag GCCACACGAGTCCCTGGTCCGGGAGGAGGCCCTCACTGCACTTGGGAAGCTCCTGTACCTCTTAGATGGGATGCTGGATGGGCAG GTGAACAGTGGCATCGCAGCCACTCCAGCCTCTGCTGCAGCAGCCACCCTGGATGTGGCTATTCAGAGAGGCCTGTCCCACGGAGCCCAGAG GCTGCTGTGTGTGGCCCTGGGACAGCTGGACCGGCCTCCAGACCTCGCCCATGACGG GAGGACTCTGTGGCTGAACATCGGGGGCAAGGAGGCAGCCGCCCTATCCATGTTCCATGTCGCCACGCCACTGCCAGTG ATGACTGGTGGCTTCCTGAGCTGCATCTTGGGCTTGGTACTGCCCCTGGCCTATGGCTTCCAGCCTGACCTGGTGCTAGTGGCGCTAGGGCCTGGCCATGGCCTGCAGGGCCCCCACGCTGCACTCCTGGCTGCCATGCTTCGGGGACTGGCAGGGGGCCGAGTCCtggccctcctggaggag GACTCCACACCCCAGCTAGCAGGGATCCTGGCCCGGGTGCTGCGTGGAGAGGCACCTCCTAGCCTAGGCCCTTCCTCTGTGGCCTCCCCGGAGGACGTCCAGGCTCTGATGTACCTGAGAGGGCAGCTGGAGCCTCAGTGGAAGATGCTGCAG TGCCGTCCTCACCTGGTGGTTTGA
- the HDAC10 gene encoding polyamine deacetylase HDAC10 isoform X18, with protein MGTALVYHEDMTATRLLWDDPEYVSLVRKTQVLGEEELQALSGQFDAIYFHPSTFHCARLAAGAGLQLVDAVLTGAVQNGLALVRPPGHHSQRAAANGFCVFNNVAIAAAHAKQKHGLHRILIVDWDVHHGQGIQYLFEDDPSSGCSLGCPARSGWETLTTWLPSCTCCSHWPLSLTLSWCWSQQDLTQPSGTLRGKCRPRQSASPTSHICCRCWPAAGSAPCWSALESIQSARAAQAPYWKSLQLQGQCGQVLGCRIPPQAPCSGYDSELSLDVTPVPTSPSTHSPEGRPPPLLPGGPTCKAAAPAPAPSSLLDQLCLCPAPSVRTTVALTAPDITLVLPPDVIQQEGSALREETEAWARPHESLVREEALTALGKLLYLLDGMLDGQVNSGIAATPASAAAATLDVAIQRGLSHGAQRLLCVALGQLDRPPDLAHDGRTLWLNIGGKEAAALSMFHVATPLPVMTGGFLSCILGLVLPLAYGFQPDLVLVALGPGHGLQGPHAALLAAMLRGLAGGRVLALLEEDSTPQLAGILARVLRGEAPPSLGPSSVASPEDVQALMYLRGQLEPQWKMLQCRPHLVV; from the exons ATGGGGACCGCGCTTGTGTACCATGAGGACATGACGGCCACCCGGCTGCTCTGGGACGA CCCAGAGTATGTGTCCCTGGTCAGGAAGACCCAGGTCCTAGGCGAGGAGGAGCTGCAAGCGCTGTCCGGACAGTTCGACGCCATCTACTTCCACCCG AGTACCTTTCACTGTGCACGCCTGGCCGCAGGGGCTGGACTGCAGCTGGTGGATGCTGTGCTCACGGGAGCTGTGCAAAACGGGCTTGCTCTGGTGAG GCCCCCCGGGCACCACAGCCAGAGGGCAGCTGCCAACGGGTTCTGCGTGTTCAACAACGTGGCCATAGCAGCTGCACATGCCAAGCAGAAGCACGGGCtacacag GATCCTCATCGTGGACTGGGATGTGCACCATGGCCAGGGGATCCAGTATCTCTTTGAGGATGACCCCAG TTCAGGATGTAGCCTGGGATGTCCTGCCAGGTCGGGATGGGAAACGCTGACTACGTGGCTGCCTTCCTGCACCTGCTGCTCCCACTGGCCTTTGAG TTTGACCCTGAGCTGGTGCTGGTCTCAGCAGGATTTGACTCAGCCATCGGGGACCCTGAG GGGCAAATGCAGGCCACGCCAGAGTGCTTCGCCCACCTCACACATCTGCTGCAGGTGCTGGCCGGCGGCCGGGTCTGCGCCATGCTGGAG TGCCCTGGAGTCCATCCAGAGTGCCCGTGCTGCCCAAGCCCCGTACTGGAAGAGCCTGCAGCTGCAAGGTCAGTGTGGCCAGGTGCTAGGCTGCAGGATCCCACCTCAGGCTCCGTGCAGTGGCTATGACTCTGAACTGTCCCTAGATGTGACCCCTGTGCCGACGAGCCCCAGCACCCACTCCCCAGAGGGGAGGCCTCCACCTCTGCTGCCTGGGGGTCCCACGTGTAAGGCAgctgcacctgcacctgcaccgAGCTCCCTCCTGGACCAGCTGTGCCTCTGCCCTGCACCCTCTGTCCGCACCACTGTTGCCCTGACAGCGccagatatcacactggtcctgCCCCCTGATGTCATCCAACAGGAAGGGTCAGCCCTGAGGGAGGAGACAGAAGCCTGGGCcag GCCACACGAGTCCCTGGTCCGGGAGGAGGCCCTCACTGCACTTGGGAAGCTCCTGTACCTCTTAGATGGGATGCTGGATGGGCAG GTGAACAGTGGCATCGCAGCCACTCCAGCCTCTGCTGCAGCAGCCACCCTGGATGTGGCTATTCAGAGAGGCCTGTCCCACGGAGCCCAGAG GCTGCTGTGTGTGGCCCTGGGACAGCTGGACCGGCCTCCAGACCTCGCCCATGACGG GAGGACTCTGTGGCTGAACATCGGGGGCAAGGAGGCAGCCGCCCTATCCATGTTCCATGTCGCCACGCCACTGCCAGTG ATGACTGGTGGCTTCCTGAGCTGCATCTTGGGCTTGGTACTGCCCCTGGCCTATGGCTTCCAGCCTGACCTGGTGCTAGTGGCGCTAGGGCCTGGCCATGGCCTGCAGGGCCCCCACGCTGCACTCCTGGCTGCCATGCTTCGGGGACTGGCAGGGGGCCGAGTCCtggccctcctggaggag GACTCCACACCCCAGCTAGCAGGGATCCTGGCCCGGGTGCTGCGTGGAGAGGCACCTCCTAGCCTAGGCCCTTCCTCTGTGGCCTCCCCGGAGGACGTCCAGGCTCTGATGTACCTGAGAGGGCAGCTGGAGCCTCAGTGGAAGATGCTGCAG TGCCGTCCTCACCTGGTGGTTTGA